GGTCAATGCTATGATTTATCCAGCTACGCGAAAAGCGAAGAGGGATAATTTGAAAAATAACACTTTGTTGAAGGCGGTGCATTAGATGATTGAAATTATTATCAAGAAATATCTTGACGGTCATTTAGATGTACCGTCATTTTTTGAGCACGAAGCTGAAGCTCCCGATAGCTTTGTCATTATTCAAAAAACTGGTGGTAAGGAGCGGAATCATTCTGGTAGTGCGACCTTTGCTTTCCAAAGTTATGGCCCAACTATGCAGAAGGCTGCAGAGCTTAATGTGAAAGTGAAAAAAGCTGTAAAAGGGTTGATTGAATTAGATTCAATCTGTGGTGTCCACCTGAACAGTGATTACAATTTTACGGACACTGAAACAAAACAATATCGATATCAAGCCGTATTTGATATTAATTACTTTTAAAAAGGAGAAAATAAATGGCAACAGAAGCAAATGTAACGACTGCAAAACCTAAAATTGGCGGTGCGGTTTTTTCCGCTCCAATAGGGACTCCATTACCTACAGATGCAACAACAAAACTAGATGTTGCGTTTAAATCACTGGGGTATATTTCAGAAGACGGTATGACTAATAGCAACTCTCCAGAATCTGAAAATATCAAAGCTTGGGGTGGTGTCGTTGTTAGTTCCGTTCAAAAGGAGAAGGTGGATACGTTCAAATATATGCTGATTGAGGCGTTGAATGTGGATGTTTTGAAGGAAGTTTATGGTTCAGATAATGTATCTGGGGATTTGTCAACAGGGATTAAGATTAAGGCAAATTCAAAAGAATTGCCACATCATTGCCTTGTAATCGAAACGGTTCTAAAAGGTGGTGTACTTAAACGTATTGTTATCCCTTCAGGAAAAGTAACTGCCATCGATGAAATCACTTATAACGATGGAAGTGTTCTCGGATATGGTACGACAGTAACTGCCTTCCCTAACGCTGCTGACGACACACACTATGAATACATCAAAGGAGCTTAACTATGTCAAGACGAAATCGTAAGAAAAAAAATAACGGAGCAACTCCACAGATTAAAACAATCCGTGGTGTGACTTCAACCGGATTTGCTTTTGAAATCACAAAAGAGCGCTTGGAAAACTATGAGTTACTTGAAGTTATTGCAGAAGTAGATACAAATCCGGCAGTTTTACCAAAAGTAGTCAAACTTATGCTTGGTGACAAATCAGAAGATTTGAAAAACCATGTGCGGACTGCGGATGGCATTGTTCCTTTGGATAAAATGGGAGCAGAAATTAGTGAGATTTTCACAAGTCAGAACCAGTTAAAAAAATAGCGATCCTTGCTAGAATGATTCAAACAGATGAAGATGCTCTTATTTGTGATTTAGCTGAAACATATGGGATTTTTGATTACAGACAGTTACCTGCTGACCAGGTAGCTATTTTTGCTTTTGGTTTGAGAGA
Above is a genomic segment from Streptococcus mitis containing:
- a CDS encoding phage tail protein translates to MATEANVTTAKPKIGGAVFSAPIGTPLPTDATTKLDVAFKSLGYISEDGMTNSNSPESENIKAWGGVVVSSVQKEKVDTFKYMLIEALNVDVLKEVYGSDNVSGDLSTGIKIKANSKELPHHCLVIETVLKGGVLKRIVIPSGKVTAIDEITYNDGSVLGYGTTVTAFPNAADDTHYEYIKGA